A DNA window from Methylobacterium sp. NMS14P contains the following coding sequences:
- a CDS encoding ABC transporter permease produces the protein MLGYIGRRILATIPVMAVVGLFVFSLLYFAPGDPAAIIAGDQATPDDVARIRATLGLDRPFLVRFWEWSWQILHGDLGTSIFTNLPVTTMIGQRVQPTVSLMLVTLVFAIVVAVPLGVVAAWKAGSLIDRLVMGLAVTGFSVPVFVVGYVLAYVFALELGWLPVQGYTPIEQGLWPWLSNLILPAVTLGLVYIALIARVTRATMLDVLQQDYVRTARAKGLAQGPVLFVHALKNAAVPIVTVIGIGIALLIGGAVVTETVFAIPGLGRLTVDAILRRDYPVIQGVVLLFSFVYVLVNLAIDLFYTVLDPRIRY, from the coding sequence ATGCTCGGCTATATCGGCAGGCGCATCCTCGCCACCATCCCGGTCATGGCGGTGGTCGGGCTGTTCGTCTTCAGCCTCCTCTACTTCGCCCCGGGCGACCCGGCCGCGATCATCGCGGGCGACCAGGCGACGCCCGACGACGTCGCCCGCATCCGCGCCACGCTCGGCCTCGACCGGCCGTTCCTGGTGCGGTTCTGGGAATGGTCGTGGCAGATCCTCCACGGGGATCTCGGCACCTCGATCTTCACCAACCTGCCGGTCACCACCATGATCGGCCAGCGGGTGCAGCCCACCGTCTCGCTGATGCTCGTCACCCTGGTCTTCGCCATCGTGGTGGCGGTGCCGCTCGGCGTCGTCGCCGCCTGGAAGGCCGGCAGCCTGATCGACCGCCTCGTGATGGGGCTCGCCGTGACGGGCTTCTCGGTGCCGGTCTTCGTGGTCGGCTACGTGCTGGCCTACGTCTTCGCCCTCGAGCTCGGCTGGCTGCCGGTCCAGGGCTACACGCCGATCGAGCAGGGCCTGTGGCCCTGGCTGTCCAACCTGATCCTGCCGGCGGTGACGCTGGGCCTCGTCTACATCGCGCTGATCGCCCGGGTGACCCGCGCGACCATGCTCGACGTGCTCCAGCAGGATTACGTGCGCACCGCCCGGGCCAAGGGGCTGGCGCAGGGGCCGGTCCTGTTCGTCCACGCCCTCAAGAACGCCGCCGTGCCGATCGTCACCGTGATCGGCATCGGCATCGCGTTGCTGATCGGCGGCGCGGTGGTGACCGAGACGGTCTTCGCGATTCCCGGCCTCGGGCGCCTCACCGTCGACGCGATCCTGCGGCGCGACTACCCGGTCATCCAGGGCGTCGTGCTGCTGTTCAGCTTCGTCTACGTGCTCGTGAACCTCGCCATCGACCTCTTCTACACCGTGCTCGACCCGAGGATCCGCTATTGA
- a CDS encoding ABC transporter permease, with protein MAPKAPPPPGLAVAAPLPDVIPARKRRGRVWTYVRRNPTIVVGGVLLLVVFLMAVLAPYLGTVDPTALAPAKRTRAPSAQYWFGTDMLGRDVYSRVVYGARVSLLVGFSVAFLASVAGLAVGLVSGMVRWLDGIVMRVVDGMMSIPPILLAVALMALTRGSVQNVIIAITIAEIPRVARLVRGVVLSLREQPYVEAAVTTGTRMPAIIWRHILPNTLAPMTVQATYICASAMITEAILSFIGAGVPPSTPSWGNIMAEGRALWQVKFYIILFPAIFLSMTVLAVNLVGDGLRDALDPRMAKDV; from the coding sequence ATCGCCCCCAAGGCGCCCCCGCCGCCCGGCCTCGCCGTCGCGGCGCCGCTGCCCGACGTCATCCCGGCCCGCAAGCGCCGGGGCCGGGTCTGGACCTATGTCCGCCGCAACCCGACCATCGTGGTCGGCGGCGTGCTGCTCCTCGTCGTCTTCCTGATGGCGGTCCTCGCTCCTTACCTAGGCACCGTCGACCCGACCGCCCTGGCGCCGGCCAAGCGCACCCGGGCGCCGTCGGCGCAGTACTGGTTCGGCACCGACATGCTCGGCCGCGACGTCTACTCGCGGGTGGTCTACGGCGCCCGGGTCTCGCTGCTGGTCGGCTTCTCGGTGGCGTTCCTCGCCTCGGTCGCCGGGCTGGCGGTCGGCCTCGTCTCCGGCATGGTGCGCTGGCTCGACGGGATCGTCATGCGGGTCGTCGACGGCATGATGTCGATCCCGCCGATCCTGCTCGCGGTCGCGCTGATGGCGCTCACCCGCGGCTCGGTCCAGAACGTGATCATCGCGATCACCATCGCGGAGATCCCGCGCGTCGCCCGCCTCGTGCGCGGCGTGGTGCTGTCGCTGCGCGAGCAGCCCTACGTCGAGGCGGCGGTGACCACGGGCACCCGGATGCCGGCGATCATCTGGCGCCACATCCTGCCCAACACGCTGGCGCCCATGACCGTGCAGGCGACCTACATCTGCGCCTCCGCGATGATCACCGAGGCGATCCTGTCGTTCATCGGCGCGGGCGTGCCGCCGTCGACGCCCTCCTGGGGCAACATCATGGCCGAGGGCCGGGCCCTCTGGCAGGTGAAGTTCTACATCATCCTGTTCCCGGCCATCTTCCTCTCGATGACGGTGCTCGCCGTGAACCTCGTCGGCGACGGCCTGCGCGACGCCCTCGACCCCCGCATGGCGAAGGACGTGTGA
- a CDS encoding ABC transporter ATP-binding protein gives MSTGVSGTPLLSIENLQVHFRTPDGVNRAVDGVSFAIQSGETLAIVGESGCGKSVTSMSILRLLPEPPARIAGAIRFEGKNLLDLPNSAMRKIRGNDISVIFQEPMTSLNPVLTVGRQIGETLRLHQGLGRREAEERAVEMLTLVGIPEPRRRVREYPHQLSGGMRQRVMIAIALACSPKLLIADEPTTALDVTIQAQILDLMRDLKARVGAAIMLITHDLGVVAEVADRVVVMYAGRKVEEAPVRDLFRSPRHPYTRGLMGAVPKLGAVEHGADARLAEIPGMVPSLKGRIEGCVFAGRCPDVTDLCRAYAPALEPKAPGHLAACHYAPKDALAA, from the coding sequence ATGAGCACAGGCGTGAGCGGCACCCCCCTCCTGTCGATCGAGAACCTGCAGGTCCATTTCCGCACCCCCGACGGGGTGAACCGGGCGGTGGACGGGGTCTCGTTCGCGATCCAGTCGGGCGAGACCCTGGCGATCGTGGGCGAGTCCGGCTGCGGCAAGTCGGTGACCTCGATGTCGATCCTGCGGCTCCTGCCCGAGCCGCCGGCCCGCATCGCCGGCGCGATCAGGTTCGAAGGGAAAAACCTCCTCGACCTGCCGAACAGCGCCATGCGCAAGATCCGCGGCAACGACATCAGCGTGATCTTCCAGGAGCCGATGACCTCGCTGAACCCGGTGCTGACGGTCGGCCGCCAGATCGGCGAGACCCTGCGGCTGCACCAGGGGCTCGGCCGCCGGGAGGCCGAGGAGCGGGCTGTGGAGATGCTGACCCTCGTCGGCATCCCCGAGCCGCGGCGCCGGGTGCGGGAATACCCGCACCAGCTCTCCGGCGGCATGCGCCAGCGGGTGATGATCGCCATCGCGCTCGCCTGCTCGCCGAAGCTCCTGATCGCCGACGAGCCGACCACGGCGCTCGACGTGACCATCCAGGCCCAGATCCTCGACCTGATGCGCGACCTGAAGGCCCGGGTCGGGGCCGCCATCATGCTGATCACCCACGATCTCGGCGTGGTCGCCGAGGTCGCCGACCGGGTGGTGGTGATGTATGCCGGCCGCAAGGTCGAGGAGGCGCCGGTCCGCGACCTGTTCCGGTCGCCGCGCCACCCCTACACCCGCGGCCTGATGGGTGCGGTGCCGAAGCTCGGCGCCGTCGAGCACGGGGCCGACGCGCGGCTCGCCGAGATCCCCGGCATGGTGCCGAGCCTGAAGGGCCGGATCGAGGGCTGCGTCTTCGCCGGGCGCTGCCCGGACGTGACCGACCTGTGCCGCGCCTACGCGCCGGCCCTGGAGCCGAAGGCGCCGGGCCACCTCGCCGCCTGCCACTACGCGCCGAAGGACGCCCTCGCGGCATGA
- a CDS encoding ABC transporter ATP-binding protein, with protein MSATPAPAGRTLLEVNDLKKHFALGGGLFGQSKRVLKAVDGLSFTVARGETLSLVGESGCGKSTVAKALMRLYAPTAGQVVLGGKRIDDLSAGALRPLRRHIQMVFQDPFSSLNPRMRVRAILAEPIRNFGLARNAADLESRLASLMERVGLPREALGRWPHEFSGGQRQRIGIARALAAEPDLIICDEAVSALDVSVKAQIVNLLRDLQRELDLAMLFISHDLAIVEHMTHRVAVMYLGKIVEIGPRRDIFLAPKHPYTQALLSAVPIPEPGAGRTRIVLKGDVPSPINPPSGCRFHTRCPHAFDRCRTEVPGLDPVGAGHFAACHLNDVAAPARAA; from the coding sequence ATGAGCGCCACGCCCGCACCCGCCGGTCGCACCCTGCTGGAGGTCAACGACCTCAAGAAGCACTTCGCCCTCGGCGGCGGCCTGTTCGGCCAGTCCAAGCGCGTGCTCAAGGCGGTGGACGGCCTGTCGTTCACGGTCGCCCGCGGCGAGACCCTCTCGCTCGTCGGCGAGTCCGGCTGCGGCAAGTCCACCGTCGCCAAGGCGCTTATGCGCCTCTACGCGCCCACCGCCGGACAGGTGGTGCTCGGCGGGAAACGCATCGACGACCTCTCGGCCGGGGCGCTCCGGCCCCTGCGGCGCCACATCCAGATGGTGTTCCAGGACCCGTTCTCGTCGCTCAACCCGCGGATGCGGGTGCGGGCGATCCTGGCCGAGCCGATCCGCAATTTCGGCCTCGCCCGCAACGCCGCCGACCTGGAGAGCCGGCTCGCCAGCCTGATGGAGCGGGTCGGCCTGCCGCGGGAGGCGCTCGGGCGCTGGCCGCACGAGTTCTCGGGCGGCCAGCGCCAGCGCATCGGCATCGCCCGGGCACTCGCCGCCGAGCCCGACCTGATCATCTGCGACGAGGCGGTCTCGGCGCTAGACGTCTCGGTGAAGGCGCAGATCGTCAACCTGCTGCGCGACCTGCAGCGCGAGCTCGACCTCGCGATGCTGTTCATCTCGCACGACCTCGCCATCGTCGAGCACATGACCCACCGCGTCGCCGTGATGTATCTCGGCAAGATCGTCGAGATCGGCCCGCGCCGGGACATCTTCCTGGCGCCCAAGCACCCCTACACCCAGGCCCTGCTCTCGGCGGTGCCGATCCCCGAGCCCGGGGCGGGGCGGACGCGGATCGTGCTCAAGGGCGACGTGCCGAGCCCGATCAACCCGCCGTCGGGCTGCCGCTTCCACACCCGCTGCCCGCACGCCTTCGACCGCTGCCGGACCGAGGTGCCGGGCCTCGACCCGGTCGGCGCCGGCCACTTCGCCGCCTGCCACCTCAACGACGTGGCCGCGCCCGCCCGCGCGGCCTGA